One Bombus huntii isolate Logan2020A chromosome 12, iyBomHunt1.1, whole genome shotgun sequence DNA segment encodes these proteins:
- the LOC126872018 gene encoding vacuolar protein-sorting-associated protein 25: MAEIEWPWQYSFPPFFTLQPHSDTRAKQLAAWKSLILEYYRITKQSIIDIREVHSSPLFNNTAINRKLPSEAILLVLEELARSGNASPLDKTRQRWLIYWHTLEEWGEIIYNWAQENGFVGSVCTLFELTQGEDTTNQEFYGLDTEVLIRALKTLEGNKKAELILFDDNQGVKFF, translated from the exons atggcAGAAATTGAATGGCCATGGCAATACagttttcctcctttttttac ACTTCAGCCTCATTCAGATACTAGAGCTAAACAATTAGCAGCATGGAAAAGCTTAATCCTAGAATACTATCGTATAACAAAACAGTCTATTATAGATATAAGAGAAGTGCATTCAAGCCCGTTATTTAATAATACTGCAATTAATC GCAAATTACCATCAGAGGCTATCTTATTGGTATTGGAAGAATTAGCAAGATCAGGGAATGCAAGCCCATTAGATAAGACAAGACAAAGATGGCTAATTTATTGGCATACTTTGGAAGAATGGggtgaaattatttataactgGGCACAAGAGAATGGATTTGTCGGTTCCGTATGTACTTTATTTGAGTTAACACAAGGAGAAGATACAACAAATCAGG aattttatggACTTGATACAGAAGTATTAATCAGAGCACTTAAAACACTGGAAGGAAATAAGAAAGcagaattaattttatttgatgaTAATCAAGGTGTTAAGTTCTTTTAG
- the LOC126872008 gene encoding uncharacterized protein LOC126872008: MLPKYNYFFYANACHVCKKFGGKISLKRCGNCTMISYCSKEHQKMHWSQHKDLCNAICNILKDNQLSTFLNIQQNVDIKAWTQMKMNFMLLVAIKVGRKLEHYEEQMFKFLRLCVVCHDQNIRVLEDCPNCPNTSFCTKHKDDIVHKRYCDLIKLCFNLDVISITHERKIPKMRIPYHINHVNLPKNMKDFIDSYIEPWKNSHMSIVEETMINSEYLSRPLTFLYAMQKLRYLLNGNSFIVHIIAANMIDIDSIELWEILLHWLPCITTVQIFLIGPELSIDSVSVNLCKDCQYDNKQLLIQICSMLYENYTNDDSYVKPDFIVGYNAGIHECEDFRSENYSWRQSLEIVAEQNCPLILTSYTSTEAEKEQIRLNEVLNNHVKYTYFEQNPFSSLRPYRDFENEGIYYQNQYIIIYENLNSYSNRYF, translated from the coding sequence atgtTACCTAAATATAACTATTTCTTTTATGCAAATGCATGCCACGTTTGTAAAAAATTTGGGGGAAAAATCTCTTTAAAAAGATGTGGTAATTGCACTATGATCTCTTATTGTTCCAAGGAACACCAAAAAATGCATTGGTCGCAACATAAAGATTTATGCAACGCAATATGCAATATTTTAAAGGACAATCAACTATCAacctttttaaatattcaacagAATGTTGATATAAAAGCTTGGACtcaaatgaaaatgaatttcaTGTTACTAGTAGCAATAAAGGTTGGTAGAAAATTAGAGCATTATGAAGAGCAAATGTTCAAATTTCTTAGATTATGTGTTGTGTGTCATGATCAAAATATAAGAGTTCTTGAAGATTGCCCTAATTGTCCAAATACTAGTTTTTGCACAAAGCACAAAGATGATATTGTACATAAAAGATATTGTGATCTGATAAAGTTATGTTTTAATTTAGATGTAATCTCAATAACACATGAGAGAAAGATACCAAAAATGAGAATACCATATCATATAAATCATGTAAATTTACCAAAAAACATGAAAGATTTTATAGATTCTTACATTGAACCATGGAAGAATTCACATATGTCAATAGTAGAGGAAACAATGATTAATTCAGAATATCTTTCACGACCTTTAACATTTCTTTACGCAATGCAAAAATTGCGATATCTTTTAAATGGTAATAGTTTCATTGTTCATATTATTGCAGCCAATATGATAGACATTGATAGTATAGAACTTTGGGAAATTCTCTTACACTGGTTACCATGCATTACAACAgtacaaatttttctaatagGACCTGAATTATCTATAGATTCCGTATCAGTGAATCTGTGTAAGGATTGTCAATATGATAATAAACAACTTTTAATTCAAATATGTAGTATGCTTTATGAGAATTATACAAATGATGATTCATATGTGAAACCAGATTTTATTGTTGGATATAATGCAGGAATACATGAATGTGAAGATTTTAGATCTGAAAACTATTCATGGAGACAATCTTTAGAGATAGTAGCTGAACAAAATTGCCCATTGATTCTAACATCTTATACTTCAAcagaagcagaaaaagaaCAAATCAGACTCAATGAAGTTTTAAACAATCATGTaaagtatacatattttgaaCAGAATCCATTTTCTAGTTTAAGACCATACAGAGATTTTGAAAATGAAGGAATATATTACCAAAACCAATACATAAtcatttatgaaaatttaaatagcTACAGTAATCGATATTTCTAG